A region from the Methanofollis liminatans DSM 4140 genome encodes:
- a CDS encoding 4Fe-4S dicluster domain-containing protein: protein MAYFEMAKTVLKSVLHGPATIRYPAQPAKITPISRGHVTIDPSTCISCGMCMRKCPSDAICVSREEKTWEIDVLRCHVCNCCVEVCPVHCLTMETQYSSAVTVHEGRHLVKITYVKPERPAKPEAGPKESAGSS, encoded by the coding sequence ATGGCATACTTTGAGATGGCAAAAACGGTGTTGAAATCGGTCCTCCACGGCCCGGCCACCATCCGCTACCCGGCACAGCCCGCGAAGATCACCCCGATCTCGCGGGGCCACGTAACGATCGATCCGTCGACGTGCATCTCCTGCGGGATGTGCATGCGCAAGTGCCCGTCGGACGCGATCTGCGTCTCGCGCGAGGAGAAGACCTGGGAGATCGATGTGCTCCGCTGCCATGTCTGCAACTGCTGCGTGGAGGTCTGCCCGGTGCACTGCCTCACGATGGAGACGCAGTACTCCTCTGCGGTCACGGTCCATGAGGGGCGCCATCTGGTGAAGATCACCTACGTGAAGCCCGAGCGGCCCGCGAAGCCCGAAGCCGGTCCGAAGGAATCGGCCGGATCTTCGTGA
- a CDS encoding phosphoadenosine phosphosulfate reductase domain-containing protein has product MRPSYLGKIHLNWCDTCHTPVLGTTCACGSETRPVAITPPGDARPAFRADIDLVNEIFTDHFGAPLIPEGHLAVLNKVPEIDRMEEIVLGGAIVAAIRYLPEKGEWEPLPRPAAARYLVPTKRYVVADDGAVASIREGSSLLAPGLVEIEDAVRAGDEVFILSKSGECIGVGRAKVDAAEARTMTRGAIVRTRKAAPADASPGPASWDDAVAANRQILDTYEGASLDFIRNVRASHTHLPINVSYSGGKDSLATLLLVLREMGPVPILYADTGLEFPETDANVREVAARYGLEVVRAETGDTFWEHFRKEGPPAVDARWCCSVAKLLPVSKIIAERWGESLSFIGQRKYESLSRKNSPRIWRNRVVGNQISAAPIQHWTALHVWLYIFREGAPYNCLYTEGLDRIGCFMCPSSDRAVLKRIRAAYPDLWKDWEEKLRSWQGEHGLPGTWVSDDGWRRRGSGSDEDDSYN; this is encoded by the coding sequence ATGCGTCCGTCATATCTGGGAAAAATACATCTGAACTGGTGCGATACCTGCCACACTCCCGTTCTCGGCACAACCTGCGCCTGCGGATCAGAGACACGTCCGGTCGCCATCACCCCGCCGGGCGACGCACGCCCAGCGTTCAGGGCGGACATCGATCTCGTCAACGAGATCTTCACCGACCACTTCGGCGCCCCCCTCATCCCCGAAGGGCATCTCGCCGTCCTGAACAAGGTGCCCGAGATCGACAGGATGGAGGAGATCGTTCTCGGCGGCGCCATTGTTGCGGCGATCCGGTATCTCCCGGAAAAAGGCGAATGGGAGCCCCTGCCGCGGCCGGCCGCCGCCCGCTATCTTGTCCCGACAAAGCGGTATGTCGTCGCCGATGACGGCGCCGTAGCCTCAATCAGGGAGGGTTCAAGCCTCCTCGCCCCCGGCCTCGTCGAGATCGAAGACGCCGTCCGGGCCGGCGACGAGGTGTTCATCCTCTCGAAGAGCGGAGAATGCATCGGCGTCGGCAGGGCGAAGGTGGACGCTGCAGAGGCGAGGACGATGACACGGGGGGCCATCGTCAGGACGCGTAAAGCCGCACCGGCCGACGCCAGTCCCGGGCCTGCATCCTGGGACGACGCCGTCGCCGCCAACAGACAGATCCTGGACACGTATGAGGGCGCATCGCTCGATTTCATCAGGAACGTCCGGGCGAGCCACACCCATCTCCCGATAAACGTCTCGTACTCCGGGGGCAAGGACAGTCTGGCGACGCTCCTGCTGGTGCTCAGGGAGATGGGGCCGGTCCCGATCCTCTACGCCGATACCGGCCTTGAGTTCCCGGAGACCGATGCGAACGTGAGGGAGGTGGCGGCGCGCTACGGCCTCGAGGTGGTGCGGGCCGAGACCGGAGACACGTTCTGGGAGCACTTCAGAAAAGAAGGCCCTCCGGCGGTGGACGCGCGCTGGTGCTGTAGCGTCGCAAAGCTCCTGCCGGTCAGTAAGATCATTGCCGAACGGTGGGGCGAATCGCTCTCCTTCATCGGCCAGCGGAAGTACGAGTCGCTCTCCAGAAAAAACAGCCCGCGGATATGGCGGAACCGGGTCGTCGGCAACCAGATCTCGGCCGCCCCGATCCAGCACTGGACGGCCCTGCACGTCTGGCTCTACATCTTCAGGGAGGGAGCCCCCTATAACTGTCTCTACACAGAAGGGCTCGATCGGATCGGATGCTTTATGTGTCCGTCCAGCGACCGCGCGGTGCTGAAACGGATCCGGGCGGCATATCCTGACCTCTGGAAGGATTGGGAAGAGAAGCTGCGCTCATGGCAGGGGGAGCACGGCCTTCCCGGGACATGGGTCAGTGACGACGGCTGGAGAAGAAGAGGATCGGGATCAGATGAAGACGATAGTTATAATTGA
- a CDS encoding ArsR/SmtB family transcription factor encodes MAEEIVVMEPGDERAQRIAKAMASQTASDILSALRDAPLSAAEIADRLAIPLTTLKYHVENLADAGLIEVVRTRWSSKGREVKVYGLTSRLIIVTPPVKDIRAILLKYASLFAVVIFASIVVAMLMPLLGGGAPAQEPRLMAFDAKEAMAPTAGAGAVPSVALDAVTAFFLGGSTVVLALMVYEVYLYFTYYRRRRARD; translated from the coding sequence ATGGCTGAAGAGATCGTGGTGATGGAGCCCGGCGACGAGCGGGCGCAGCGGATCGCAAAGGCGATGGCGAGTCAGACGGCAAGCGATATCCTGTCTGCCCTCAGGGACGCACCCCTGAGCGCGGCCGAGATCGCCGACCGCCTCGCGATCCCCCTCACCACCCTGAAGTATCATGTCGAGAACCTGGCCGACGCCGGCCTGATCGAGGTCGTCAGGACGCGGTGGAGTTCGAAGGGGCGGGAGGTGAAGGTCTACGGCCTCACCTCACGGCTGATCATCGTCACGCCACCGGTGAAGGATATCAGGGCGATCCTGCTCAAGTATGCATCGCTCTTTGCGGTGGTCATCTTTGCGAGCATCGTCGTCGCCATGCTCATGCCCCTTCTGGGGGGCGGCGCCCCGGCGCAGGAGCCGCGGCTGATGGCCTTCGATGCAAAGGAGGCCATGGCCCCGACCGCTGGCGCCGGTGCTGTCCCGTCGGTCGCCCTCGATGCGGTCACCGCCTTCTTCCTGGGCGGGAGCACCGTGGTGCTGGCGCTGATGGTCTACGAGGTCTATCTCTATTTCACCTATTACCGGCGGAGAAGAGCGAGGGACTGA
- a CDS encoding NADH-quinone oxidoreductase subunit B family protein, whose protein sequence is MAYLKKSPWLLHYDASSCNGCDIEVLACLTPLYDVERFGIINTGNPKHADVFVITGGVNEMNRQVVKNIYEQMPDPKVVVAVGICAATGGVFRECYNVAGGVDEVIPVDVYVPGCAARPESIIDGIVKALGILEEKRAKMKGQEGSA, encoded by the coding sequence ATGGCATATCTGAAAAAATCACCATGGCTCCTCCATTATGACGCCTCAAGCTGCAACGGCTGCGATATCGAGGTGCTCGCCTGTCTCACCCCGCTGTACGACGTGGAGCGGTTCGGGATCATCAACACCGGCAACCCGAAACACGCCGATGTCTTCGTGATCACCGGCGGGGTCAACGAGATGAACCGGCAGGTCGTGAAAAACATCTACGAACAGATGCCCGACCCGAAGGTCGTCGTCGCCGTGGGCATCTGCGCCGCGACCGGCGGCGTCTTCAGGGAGTGCTACAACGTCGCCGGGGGCGTCGACGAGGTGATCCCGGTGGACGTCTATGTGCCGGGCTGCGCCGCGCGTCCCGAGTCGATCATCGACGGGATCGTGAAGGCGCTCGGGATTCTTGAGGAGAAACGAGCGAAAATGAAGGGACAGGAGGGATCGGCATGA
- the alaS gene encoding alanine--tRNA ligase: protein MLEEEYQLEYFKSQGLVRKVCSKCGAAYWTRDPSRETCGDAPCEPYSFIANPVFAPHSLDEMREAYLSFFERHGHTRIERYPVVARWRDDIYLTIASIADFQPFVTNGLVPPPANPLTISQPCIRLNDLDSVGRSGRHLTLFEMMAHHAFNSPGEDIYWKDRTVELCDEFLSSIGADLKRVTYKEHPWMGGGNAGPSVEVLIGGLEVATLVFMSLTRVPNDQEPVELEGVLYYPMKMRIVDTGYGLERLTWASKGSPTVYDAVFPEMVSRLMHAAGLEHLLDNKEFTKILGLNARFAGLMDISGPNLFQLRRKVAAAIDVPQEKLDKLITPIEKIYAIADHTRCLAYMLGDCVVPSNVREGYLARLVLRRTLRMMADLDLKDNLADLVEMQIRIIGTDSFEQSIAGVREIIDREVEKYAATLARGARIVQRIARTYKKKSERIPLQEVVTLYDSHGIPPEMVKDIAAQEGAVVEIPDNFYSQIADLHSENLPEKAAEDPLAKYRERIAGLPPTKKAYYDQPAEVEFEAMVIDYFDGCAVLDQTLFYPEGGGQPADTGTLVTTETMVRVEDTIKLGEVILHRVKGGTLKRGDRVKGIVDEERRWSLMRHHTATHLILRAAKEVLGAHIHQAGAQKGSESARIDIRHFKHITPEEMKRIEIRANQMVMENAPVYVSWENRTKAEQKYGFGLYQGGVPPGRQIRIVQVAGDIEACAGTHCRSTGEIGPIALLKVEHIQDGIERLEFSAGIAAITAIQHLKDLIAVSAETLSVQQENLPASVNRFFTEWKEQRKEIERLQQKVVDLEVQQLVAEEIGGFGVVIREVDLPPQELVALASRISEGGDIALLAGGRERVHAVMASPVESLNAVEVIREVCEVLGGKGGGKPQIAQGGGPEVGRIGEALARGRALIESNLNG from the coding sequence GGCGTACTGGACACGCGACCCGTCCAGAGAGACCTGCGGGGACGCACCCTGCGAGCCGTACTCCTTTATTGCAAACCCGGTCTTCGCACCGCACTCCCTGGATGAGATGAGGGAGGCCTATCTTTCGTTTTTCGAGCGGCACGGCCACACGCGGATCGAACGCTACCCGGTCGTCGCACGCTGGCGCGACGATATCTACCTGACCATCGCCTCGATCGCCGATTTCCAGCCCTTCGTGACGAACGGCCTTGTGCCGCCGCCGGCAAACCCCCTGACCATCTCGCAGCCCTGCATCAGGCTCAACGACCTCGACTCGGTGGGACGGTCCGGCCGGCACCTGACCCTCTTCGAGATGATGGCCCATCACGCCTTCAACTCGCCGGGTGAGGATATCTACTGGAAAGACCGGACCGTCGAACTCTGCGACGAGTTCCTCAGTTCGATCGGGGCCGACCTGAAACGGGTCACCTACAAGGAGCACCCCTGGATGGGCGGCGGCAACGCCGGCCCGTCGGTCGAAGTCCTGATCGGGGGCCTCGAGGTGGCGACCCTCGTCTTCATGAGCCTGACCAGGGTGCCAAACGACCAGGAACCGGTCGAACTCGAAGGCGTGCTCTACTATCCGATGAAGATGCGGATCGTCGACACCGGTTACGGGCTGGAGAGGCTCACCTGGGCCTCAAAAGGCTCTCCGACCGTTTACGACGCCGTGTTTCCCGAGATGGTCAGCCGCCTGATGCACGCCGCGGGCCTCGAACATCTCCTGGACAACAAGGAGTTCACGAAGATCCTGGGGCTCAACGCCAGGTTCGCCGGTCTCATGGACATCAGCGGCCCCAACCTCTTCCAGCTCCGCCGGAAGGTGGCGGCGGCGATCGACGTCCCGCAGGAGAAGCTCGACAAACTGATCACTCCGATCGAGAAGATCTACGCCATCGCCGACCACACCCGCTGCCTTGCCTATATGCTCGGCGACTGCGTCGTGCCCTCCAACGTGCGGGAAGGATACCTCGCCCGCCTCGTTCTGCGCCGAACCCTGCGGATGATGGCCGACCTCGACCTCAAGGACAACCTTGCCGACCTGGTCGAGATGCAGATCCGGATCATCGGCACCGACTCCTTCGAGCAGAGCATCGCCGGCGTGCGCGAGATCATCGACCGCGAGGTGGAGAAGTACGCCGCAACCCTCGCCCGCGGGGCGCGGATCGTCCAGCGGATCGCCCGCACCTACAAGAAGAAGAGCGAGCGCATCCCCCTGCAGGAAGTCGTCACCCTGTACGACTCCCACGGCATCCCGCCCGAGATGGTGAAGGACATCGCCGCACAGGAAGGGGCGGTCGTCGAGATCCCGGACAACTTCTACTCGCAGATCGCCGACCTTCACTCCGAGAACCTCCCGGAGAAGGCGGCCGAAGACCCGCTCGCAAAGTACCGCGAGCGGATCGCCGGCCTCCCGCCCACGAAGAAGGCCTACTACGATCAGCCGGCCGAAGTGGAGTTCGAGGCGATGGTCATCGACTACTTCGACGGCTGCGCCGTCCTCGACCAGACGCTCTTCTACCCTGAGGGCGGCGGTCAGCCGGCCGACACCGGCACGCTCGTCACCACCGAGACGATGGTCAGGGTCGAGGACACGATCAAGCTCGGCGAGGTGATCCTCCACCGCGTGAAAGGGGGCACCCTGAAGCGGGGCGACCGGGTGAAGGGGATCGTCGACGAAGAGCGGCGCTGGTCCTTAATGCGCCACCACACGGCGACGCACCTGATCCTCCGCGCCGCAAAGGAGGTGCTCGGCGCCCATATCCACCAGGCCGGCGCCCAGAAGGGGAGCGAGAGCGCCCGTATCGATATCAGGCACTTCAAGCACATCACCCCTGAGGAGATGAAGCGGATCGAGATCCGGGCGAACCAGATGGTGATGGAGAACGCCCCGGTCTATGTCTCCTGGGAGAACCGCACAAAGGCCGAGCAGAAGTACGGCTTCGGGCTCTACCAGGGAGGCGTCCCGCCGGGCCGGCAGATTCGGATCGTGCAGGTCGCAGGCGATATCGAGGCCTGCGCCGGCACCCACTGCCGCTCCACCGGCGAGATAGGCCCGATTGCCCTGCTCAAAGTCGAGCATATCCAGGACGGGATCGAGCGCCTTGAGTTCTCGGCCGGGATCGCGGCGATCACCGCGATACAGCACCTCAAGGATCTCATCGCCGTATCGGCCGAGACCCTTTCGGTCCAGCAGGAGAACCTCCCCGCGAGCGTGAACCGGTTCTTCACCGAGTGGAAGGAGCAGAGGAAAGAGATCGAGCGCCTCCAGCAGAAGGTCGTCGACCTCGAAGTCCAGCAGCTGGTCGCCGAGGAGATCGGCGGCTTTGGCGTCGTGATCAGGGAGGTCGACCTCCCGCCGCAGGAACTCGTCGCCCTCGCCTCGCGGATCTCGGAGGGCGGCGATATCGCGCTGCTCGCCGGGGGCAGAGAGCGCGTCCACGCCGTGATGGCCTCGCCGGTCGAGAGCCTGAACGCCGTCGAGGTGATCAGGGAGGTCTGTGAAGTCCTCGGCGGGAAAGGTGGCGGAAAACCACAGATTGCACAGGGCGGCGGCCCTGAGGTCGGGCGGATCGGAGAAGCCCTCGCCCGCGGCCGCGCCCTTATCGAGTCGAACCTGAATGGCTGA
- the hisH gene encoding imidazole glycerol phosphate synthase subunit HisH, which produces MKTIVIIDYGLGNLRSVLRGLEKAGARAVVSADTSAIAAADALVLPGVGAFRDGMGMLGPLEGTVRAAAREVPVLGICLGMQMLMESSDEGGLQAGLGLIPGDVRRFPRVPGMKVPHMGWNTLEVREGEPLFEGIADGSYVYFVHSYYASAAPAHTMTTTEYICPFASSVRNGSVYGVQFHPEKSGAVGLRLLKNYIDLV; this is translated from the coding sequence ATGAAGACGATAGTTATAATTGATTACGGGCTTGGAAACCTCCGCAGCGTGCTGCGCGGCCTGGAAAAGGCCGGCGCCCGCGCGGTGGTCTCGGCCGACACCTCCGCGATCGCCGCGGCAGACGCCCTGGTCCTTCCGGGCGTGGGGGCCTTTCGCGACGGCATGGGGATGCTCGGCCCCCTCGAAGGCACGGTGCGGGCGGCGGCGCGGGAGGTCCCGGTGCTCGGGATCTGTCTCGGGATGCAGATGCTCATGGAGAGTTCTGACGAGGGCGGGCTCCAGGCCGGTCTCGGCCTGATCCCGGGCGATGTCCGGCGGTTCCCGCGGGTGCCCGGGATGAAGGTCCCGCACATGGGCTGGAACACCCTCGAGGTCCGGGAGGGCGAACCGCTCTTCGAGGGGATTGCGGACGGCTCGTACGTCTATTTCGTCCACTCGTACTATGCTTCGGCGGCGCCGGCGCATACGATGACCACGACAGAATACATCTGCCCCTTCGCCTCGTCGGTGCGGAACGGGTCGGTCTATGGGGTGCAGTTCCACCCGGAAAAGAGCGGTGCGGTGGGGCTGCGCCTGCTGAAAAATTATATCGATCTGGTCTGA
- a CDS encoding respiratory chain complex I subunit 1 family protein, whose product MAIVYLILAPVLGGLIAGIDRKITARMQGRVGPPILQPFYDVAKLFEKEDVTVTPSQNFYILSYLVFMAVTGALFFAGEDLLLVIFAFTLAHIFIVLGAYAAYSPYSYVGAERELITLMAYEPMIILTAIGLYLVTGSFYVETIATSQVPVILYLPGVFLGFLTVLTIKLRKSPFDISTSHHAHQELVKGLTTEFSGATLGKIEIAHWYETVVLLGIVYLFFGFNPLLGLAVIVVAYILEIFIDNTFSRMKWQMTMKSGWGSAAILGFLNLVVLYYFYLGV is encoded by the coding sequence ATGGCAATCGTCTACCTGATCCTCGCTCCCGTTCTCGGCGGGCTGATCGCCGGGATCGACCGGAAGATCACCGCACGGATGCAGGGGAGAGTCGGGCCGCCGATCCTCCAGCCCTTCTATGACGTGGCAAAGCTCTTCGAGAAGGAGGACGTCACCGTCACCCCCTCGCAGAACTTCTACATCCTCTCGTACCTGGTCTTCATGGCCGTGACAGGCGCCCTCTTCTTTGCCGGAGAGGACCTGCTGCTCGTGATCTTCGCCTTTACCCTGGCCCACATCTTCATCGTGCTCGGGGCGTACGCCGCCTACTCGCCGTACAGCTATGTGGGGGCCGAGCGGGAGCTGATCACCCTGATGGCCTATGAGCCGATGATCATCCTCACCGCCATCGGGCTCTATCTGGTCACCGGGAGCTTCTATGTGGAGACGATCGCCACATCGCAGGTGCCGGTGATCCTCTACCTGCCGGGCGTCTTCCTGGGCTTCCTGACGGTGCTGACGATCAAACTGAGAAAATCGCCCTTCGACATCTCGACCTCGCACCACGCCCACCAGGAACTGGTGAAGGGGCTGACCACGGAGTTCTCCGGGGCGACCCTGGGGAAGATCGAGATCGCCCACTGGTACGAGACGGTGGTGCTCCTCGGGATTGTGTACCTCTTCTTCGGGTTCAACCCGCTGCTGGGGCTCGCCGTCATCGTTGTCGCCTACATCCTGGAGATCTTCATCGACAACACCTTCTCGCGGATGAAGTGGCAGATGACCATGAAGAGCGGATGGGGTTCTGCCGCAATACTCGGGTTCCTTAACCTCGTCGTCCTTTATTACTTCTATCTGGGGGTGTGA
- a CDS encoding NADH-quinone oxidoreductase subunit C encodes MIEDEPITTIDQGDLLARVRTYREAGFRLVQVSCTKIEETFEITYCFDKDNRLESLRITVPVGTTLPSISGIYWGAFIYENEMHDFFGVEVTGINVDYKGNLLKTAKKYPFSNVTFRGEVTCQKK; translated from the coding sequence ATGATAGAAGACGAACCGATAACGACGATCGACCAGGGCGACCTGCTTGCACGGGTCAGGACATACCGCGAGGCAGGTTTCCGCCTGGTCCAGGTCAGCTGCACAAAAATCGAAGAGACCTTCGAGATCACCTACTGTTTCGACAAAGACAACCGTCTCGAGAGCCTGCGCATCACCGTCCCGGTCGGGACGACGCTCCCGAGCATCTCAGGGATCTACTGGGGGGCGTTCATCTACGAGAACGAGATGCACGACTTCTTCGGGGTCGAGGTCACCGGTATAAACGTCGATTACAAGGGGAACCTGCTGAAGACGGCGAAAAAGTACCCGTTCAGCAACGTCACCTTCAGGGGGGAGGTCACATGTCAAAAGAAATAG
- a CDS encoding hydrogenase large subunit produces the protein MSKEIVMPFGPQHPVLPEPIHLDLVIEDEKVKEALPSIGYIHRGLETLVEKREYPEYVYIAERICGICSFIHGATYCQGVEAVMNVEVPERALYLRTIWSEYSRLHSHLLWLGLFADGMGFENLFMDAWRLREHILDDLEATTGGRVIQGSCKVGGVRRDIDAEKLDEMANGLETMRGELTDMVGVFLNDSSVKSRLRNIGILSKEDAYADGAVGPVLRASGVASDARMLGYAAYDRLHFTPVVEDGCDCYARCAVRAKEMYASIDLIKEAVQKIPDGPIEVKVTGKPDGEYFARAEQPRGEVVHYVKGNGTRNLARHRVRTPTITNIPPMVKMLAGCELADVPVIVLSIDPCIGCCER, from the coding sequence ATGTCAAAAGAAATAGTCATGCCCTTTGGCCCGCAGCACCCGGTCCTTCCTGAGCCGATCCATCTCGACCTCGTCATCGAGGACGAGAAGGTGAAGGAGGCCCTGCCCTCCATCGGGTATATCCATCGCGGTCTTGAGACCCTCGTTGAGAAGAGAGAGTATCCCGAATACGTCTATATCGCCGAACGGATCTGCGGGATCTGCAGTTTCATCCACGGCGCCACCTACTGCCAGGGCGTCGAGGCGGTGATGAACGTCGAGGTGCCCGAACGCGCCCTCTACCTCCGGACGATCTGGTCGGAGTACTCGAGGCTCCACTCCCATCTCCTCTGGCTCGGGCTCTTTGCCGACGGCATGGGGTTCGAGAACCTCTTCATGGACGCCTGGCGGCTGCGCGAGCATATCCTGGACGACCTCGAGGCGACCACCGGCGGCCGCGTGATCCAGGGGAGTTGCAAGGTGGGCGGGGTCCGGCGGGACATCGACGCCGAGAAACTCGACGAGATGGCGAACGGCCTCGAAACGATGAGAGGGGAACTCACCGATATGGTGGGCGTCTTTTTGAACGACAGCTCGGTGAAGTCCAGGCTGAGAAACATCGGCATCCTCTCGAAAGAGGATGCCTATGCAGACGGGGCGGTCGGCCCGGTGCTCAGGGCGAGCGGAGTCGCTTCCGACGCCCGGATGCTCGGCTACGCCGCCTACGACCGCCTCCATTTCACGCCGGTGGTCGAGGACGGCTGCGACTGTTATGCCCGCTGCGCCGTCAGGGCAAAGGAGATGTACGCTTCGATCGACCTGATCAAAGAGGCGGTCCAGAAGATACCTGACGGCCCGATCGAGGTGAAGGTGACCGGGAAGCCCGACGGCGAGTACTTCGCCAGGGCCGAACAGCCCCGCGGCGAGGTGGTCCATTACGTGAAGGGGAACGGCACGCGCAACCTCGCCCGCCACCGGGTGCGCACCCCGACGATCACGAACATCCCGCCGATGGTGAAGATGCTGGCCGGCTGCGAACTCGCCGACGTCCCGGTGATCGTGCTCTCGATCGACCCGTGCATCGGCTGCTGCGAGAGGTGA
- a CDS encoding NADH-quinone oxidoreductase subunit 5 family protein, whose protein sequence is MNELIFLIAFPTIIAFILLLLSNNRIRYAIVALAALVISAASIYLLATSYARGTVYYTVPFEPASQMMFAIEMGIALLLLWLGIRFKQYIAVLLVLAQSALMVYYEFAMSHGMDPVKNLFFDQFSIIMAMIIGIIGSLIAVYAVSYMQTYHGHHPEVRDRRRFFFFVTFIFLAAMFGLVFSNNLLWVFFFWELTTLASFLLIGYAESEEATNNAFLALKMNLLGGIAFAGAIIYLASADPAGGLLELDTLIASGQAVAIVPAVLISFAGLTKAAQMPFSGWLVGAMVAPTPVSALLHSSTMVKAGVYIIVRFAPVLAGSLAGVSIAMVGAVTFLVASGIAISQSNAKKVLAYSTIANLGLIVACAGVGTYKLVWAAILLIIFHAIAKSLLFLCVGTVEHRTGSRDIEDMDGLIVRMPRLAAMMFVGIAGMFLAPFGMLISKWAAIEGFIDAPFGLIFVTILAFGGAVTVFFWSKWMGKIISVTPYGENIEGTISRQKWVVLTTLTALTVLAALFFPLISSGLIEPYLLGTFGETARLAQDNIIIMALMISLLLILPFSLPFYAKGGKKMPAYMCGRPVTTDLKFAGSAGIERTMTTRNYYFTEYFGEGKLLRVANPLCILLILLAGAILAGAIL, encoded by the coding sequence GTGAATGAACTAATATTCCTGATAGCGTTTCCAACGATAATCGCATTCATCCTGTTATTGTTGTCGAATAACCGGATTAGATATGCAATCGTTGCACTCGCCGCACTGGTCATCTCTGCGGCGTCCATCTATCTTCTCGCAACCTCATATGCGCGGGGTACGGTCTATTACACCGTTCCCTTTGAGCCAGCGAGTCAGATGATGTTCGCCATCGAGATGGGGATCGCACTCCTGCTTCTCTGGCTCGGGATCAGGTTCAAACAATATATTGCCGTTCTCCTGGTGCTTGCACAGTCGGCCCTGATGGTCTACTACGAGTTTGCGATGAGCCATGGAATGGACCCGGTCAAAAACCTCTTTTTCGACCAGTTCTCCATCATCATGGCGATGATCATCGGGATCATCGGCAGTCTCATCGCCGTCTACGCCGTCAGCTACATGCAGACCTACCACGGCCATCACCCCGAAGTTCGGGACCGGCGGCGGTTCTTCTTCTTCGTGACGTTCATCTTCCTTGCGGCGATGTTCGGCCTTGTCTTCTCGAACAACCTCCTATGGGTCTTTTTCTTCTGGGAGCTCACGACGCTGGCGTCGTTCCTTCTCATCGGCTACGCCGAGAGCGAGGAAGCGACGAACAACGCCTTCCTTGCCCTGAAGATGAACCTGCTCGGAGGGATCGCCTTTGCCGGTGCCATCATATATCTCGCCTCGGCCGATCCTGCCGGCGGTCTGCTCGAACTCGATACCCTCATCGCTTCGGGCCAGGCAGTGGCAATCGTCCCTGCCGTGCTGATCAGCTTTGCGGGGCTGACGAAAGCCGCACAGATGCCCTTTTCCGGATGGCTTGTCGGGGCGATGGTCGCCCCGACGCCGGTCTCGGCCCTCCTGCACTCGAGCACGATGGTCAAGGCCGGTGTGTATATCATCGTCCGTTTCGCTCCTGTGCTCGCCGGCAGTCTCGCCGGGGTCTCGATCGCCATGGTCGGCGCCGTCACGTTCCTTGTGGCGTCCGGGATCGCAATCTCCCAGAGCAATGCAAAGAAAGTGCTGGCATACTCGACGATTGCAAACCTCGGGCTGATCGTCGCCTGCGCGGGCGTCGGCACCTACAAACTCGTCTGGGCCGCGATCCTCCTGATCATCTTCCACGCCATCGCAAAATCCCTCCTCTTCCTCTGCGTCGGGACGGTGGAGCACCGCACCGGCAGCCGGGACATCGAGGACATGGACGGACTCATCGTCCGCATGCCGCGGCTCGCCGCCATGATGTTCGTCGGCATCGCCGGCATGTTCCTCGCCCCGTTCGGCATGCTCATATCGAAGTGGGCGGCGATCGAGGGGTTCATCGATGCACCCTTCGGCCTGATCTTCGTCACCATCCTCGCCTTCGGCGGTGCCGTGACGGTCTTCTTCTGGTCGAAGTGGATGGGCAAGATCATCTCGGTCACGCCGTACGGCGAGAATATCGAGGGGACGATCTCGCGCCAGAAGTGGGTCGTGCTCACCACCCTCACGGCGCTGACCGTGCTCGCCGCACTCTTCTTCCCGCTCATCTCGTCAGGGCTTATCGAGCCCTATCTCCTCGGGACATTCGGCGAGACGGCGCGGCTTGCGCAGGACAACATCATCATCATGGCCCTGATGATCTCGCTCCTGCTGATACTGCCGTTCTCCCTCCCGTTTTACGCAAAGGGAGGAAAAAAGATGCCCGCATACATGTGTGGACGGCCGGTGACGACCGACCTGAAATTTGCCGGTTCTGCCGGCATTGAGCGGACGATGACAACGCGCAACTACTACTTCACCGAGTACTTCGGCGAGGGCAAACTCCTGCGTGTGGCAAATCCGCTCTGCATCCTGCTGATCCTGCTCGCAGGGGCGATCCTGGCGGGGGCGATCCTGTGA